The proteins below are encoded in one region of Saccharomyces kudriavzevii IFO 1802 strain IFO1802 genome assembly, chromosome: 5:
- the PET122 gene encoding Pet122p (similar to Saccharomyces cerevisiae PET122 (YER153C); ancestral locus Anc_8.205), which translates to MLAITKRLMSSDVRSRMLLSSLNGDVAGALALLRQQQKTSVDVELLHTMLAQAAALAHVETIAYMWYQHVMPRRLAVEGRLLCDMAGVALHQDKLFLPAQFLLHHQAMGPDRGTSPESEAVEFELRRVKVEAFARGTMHSTALREKWKVFLQEMDTLPGRPPLRLRDFPQLAKAVGVAAGQQPELTGTLALFGRQPVVVKNEWSLPLLLAGVLWHVPGPAQARRVLAEFGQCYRGLPLVDAELVIKRRGFEINV; encoded by the coding sequence ATGTTGGCTATCACGAAAAGACTAATGAGCAGCGACGTGCGGTCGCGAATGCTGTTGAGCAGCCTGAACGGGGATGTGGCAGGCGCGCTGGCACTGCTGCGTCAGCAGCAGAAGACCAGCGTGGACGTGGAGCTGCTGCACACGATGCTGGCGCAAGCGGCTGCGCTTGCGCACGTCGAGACCATAGCGTACATGTGGTACCAGCATGTGATGCCACGCCGATTGGCAGTCGAGGGCCGCTTGCTCTGCGACATGGCTGGCGTGGCGTTGCACCAGGACAAGCTGTTCTTGCCCGCGCAGTTCCTACTGCACCACCAGGCGATGGGCCCTGATCGTGGTACGAGTCCAGAAAGCGAGGCGGTGGAGTTCGAGCTTAGACGGGTCAAAGTGGAGGCATTTGCGCGTGGCACAATGCACTCGACAGCTCTCAGGGAGAAGTGGAAGGTGTTCTTGCAGGAGATGGACACCTTGCCGGGGCGGCCGCCATTGAGACTACGGGACTTCCCGCAGCTGGCCAAGGCCGTGGGCGTGGCCGCTGGGCAGCAGCCAGAGCTGACAGGCACCCTGGCACTGTTTGGACGACAACCCGTGGTTGTAAAGAACGAGTGGTCGCTGCCTCTGCTGTTGGCTGGGGTCCTGTGGCATGTGCCCGGCCCAGCACAGGCGCGACGGGTGCTGGCGGAGTTCGGCCAGTGCTATCGCGGGCTGCCGCTGGTGGATGCCGAGCTGGTGATAAAGAGAAGAGGATTCGAGATTAACGTGTGA
- the OXA1 gene encoding membrane insertase OXA1 (similar to Saccharomyces cerevisiae OXA1 (YER154W); ancestral locus Anc_8.206) yields MFKLTSRLVTSRFAASSRLATARTVVSPRPIQSWISLPARRFNSTGPNGNEVSEIQTQLPSIDELTSSASSLSASASDLIANTSQTVGELSSHMGYLNSIGMAQTWYWPSDIIQHVLEAVHVYSGLPWWGTIAATTILIRCLLFPLYVKSSDTVARNSHIKPELDALNNKLMSTADLQQGQLVAMQRKKLLSSHGIKNRWLAAPMLQIPIALGFFNALRHMANYPIDGFTNQGAAWFTDLTQADPYLGLQVITAAVFISFTRLGGETGAQQFSSPMKRLFTILPIISIPATMNLSSAVVLYFAFNGAFSVLQTLILRNKWVRSKLKITEVAKPRTPVAGPSSTENMGIFQSLKHNIQKARDQAERRQLMQDNEKQKQESFKEKRQNSKIKIVHKSNFINNKK; encoded by the coding sequence ATGTTCAAACTCACCTCTCGACTCGTCACGTCTAGGTTTGCCGCCTCCTCCAGACTAGCCACTGCTCGCACGGTAGTGTCTCCTCGGCCCATCCAGTCTTGGATCTCTTTGCCGGCCAGACGATTCAATTCCACGGGCCCAAATGGCAACGAAGTCTCGGAAATCCAGACCCAGTTGCCCTCCATCGATGAATTGACCTCCTCTGCCTCCTCTCTTTCCGCTTCCGCCTCGGACCTCATTGCCAACACGAGTCAAACTGTGGGCGAACTCTCCTCTCACATGGGCTATCTAAATAGTATCGGCATGGCTCAGACCTGGTATTGGCCCTCCGACATCATCCAGCATGTCCTGGAGGCCGTTCACGTCTACTCCGGTCTGCCTTGGTGGGGGACCATCGCCGCCACCACCATTCTCATCAGATGCCTCTTGTTCCCCCTCTACGTCAAGTCCTCTGACACCGTTGCCAGGAATTCCCACATCAAGCCAGAACTGGATGCCTTGAACAACAAGCTGATGTCCACTGCAGATCTGCAACAGGGCCAATTGGTCGCCatgcaaaggaaaaaactgCTTTCCTCGCACGGTATAAAGAACAGATGGCTGGCCGCACCCATGCTGCAAATCCCCATAGCTCTAGGGTTTTTCAACGCATTGAGACATATGGCCAACTACCCCATAGATGGGTTCACTAATCAAGGAGCCGCCTGGTTTACTGATTTGACACAGGCGGACCCTTACTTGGGTTTGCAAGTGATTACCGCCGCGGTGTTCATCTCGTTTACAAGACTCGGTGGTGAAACCGGTGCTCAACAATTCAGTTCTCCAATGAAGCGTCTTTTCACCATTCTCCCCATCATTTCTATACCGGCCACCATGAACTTGTCATCCGCCGTCGTTCTATACTTCGCATTTAATGGGGCATTTTCTGTCCTGCAAACCCTCATCTTGAGAAATAAGTGGGTCCGCTCCAAATTGAAGATTACAGAAGTGGCTAAACCAAGAACACCCGTTGCTGGCCCTTCATCTACGGAAAATATGGGCATTTTCCAATCTTTGAAACATAATATCCAAAAGGCAAGAGACCAGGCAGAAAGAAGGCAATTGATGCAGgataatgaaaaacaaaaacaagaaagcttcaaggaaaagagaCAGAACTCGAAGATTAAAATCGTCCACAAGTCGAATTTCATtaataacaaaaaataa